GCAGCCTCTGGGTCTCCAACTGCCTCCCTAGCGTTTTCGAGGTCTGCGGGATTCCTCCATAGCTCTTCCAGTAAGCTTGCAAGGTCTCGGCCAACCTTCTCTTCGACAAGGGCTAGTGCTTCATTATACATTTTCTTATCCATTAGGTGTAGTATGTGGTCTTGTAACTCCTCATCAACACCGTACTTCCCGAATAGTATCCTGTAAAGCTTGGTTGTACCTAATTTCAGACTTATGTCATCCAGCATGCCGATGCTGTTGTAGAACGCTACTAGGAGCTTTATTGGGTCGAAGTCACCCTCCACGCCCTCAGCGCCAAGGTATTCGACTCCAGCCTGCCAGAATTCACGGTATCTTGCCCTCTGCGGCTCTTCGTATCGGAAACAGTTAACTATGTAGTAGAGCTTGATTGGTTTTGGTCTTGCTCGTAGGTGTTTAAGGTATATTCTCGCTATACTAGCTGTTGCTTCGGGTCTCAACGCTACTTCGCGGCCAGCTTTGTCCCGGAAAACATACATTGTTCTTCTTATCTCCTCGCCGGATTTGAGGGCAAAGAGTTCGAACCTCTCCAGTGTTGGTGGAATGACTTCCTCGTAGCCGTGGAGTTCTGCTAGTTTTGCAAATTTTTGCGCAAGTAGTGTTAGTGCTTTAGAGTCTGGTTCTAGTATGTCTCTAAATCCCCTGAGTGGTTCGAGAGGTATTCTCGCCGGCATGCTGCATCGTCCTCGCTGGTTGTGGGTGGAAAAGCGTCACACTATAGTACGTTATGTCGCCGTATCTATCGACTATGGCTAGGATTGGTTCCCAGTTGTTTTTAAGTGCTTCTTCTACAAACGAGTTTATGAGTGATAGGCTTACAGGCCTATTCTCTTCTAGTACGAGGATGTAATGCGTATATTTCGTGTCTCTCTTGCTCCTCCTTAGGAGGAATGTGTGGCTTCGAGGGCCGGGTACAGGTATTCGCCCCCTCCTTCGAAGGTCAAGATATACTTCAAACTCTACCCATGCGTAAGGGTTGAGTATTGTTAGCATGCGCATAAGCTGCTCGAAATTTAGCATGCGACCCTGCTCATCGTATAACCGTGCAGCTTCGGTATAGAGCAGGTATAGTGCTTCAACAGGCTCGACTTCGCTGGGAGTGGCTCGCTTGGGTAAGTATCGCTGCAGTAGTTCTACGCCCTCCTCCACTACTATAGCGATCTTTTTCTCTCCTCTGTGCAACCTAAGCACTATGGTCTCGTTGGTTTTCCCCCCATGTAGCTGTACCCCCTGTAGTTTACCGTGTTCTAGCTAGTGAGGTTTAAG
This DNA window, taken from Hyperthermus butylicus DSM 5456, encodes the following:
- the hisS gene encoding histidine--tRNA ligase — its product is MPARIPLEPLRGFRDILEPDSKALTLLAQKFAKLAELHGYEEVIPPTLERFELFALKSGEEIRRTMYVFRDKAGREVALRPEATASIARIYLKHLRARPKPIKLYYIVNCFRYEEPQRARYREFWQAGVEYLGAEGVEGDFDPIKLLVAFYNSIGMLDDISLKLGTTKLYRILFGKYGVDEELQDHILHLMDKKMYNEALALVEEKVGRDLASLLEELWRNPADLENAREAVGDPEAARAVEELQTIASLIKTYNTRIEVRVNLSFARGLAYYTGIIYEVETKAIPVSIAGGGRYDNLIELYGGEHVPGTGFAIGLDRTLAALKELSKLDKLLAKPVRAAIVALSTEVLPYAAEIQDELVRMNIASTMLVEQKLHKALAWIARQGYRYAVIIGKKEQEEQTLTIRDLEKHLQKTIEYSMLKELEALDNIF